The Pseudomonas azotoformans genome has a segment encoding these proteins:
- a CDS encoding efflux RND transporter permease subunit, whose translation MIAALIRWSVANRFLVLLATLFVTAWGIWAVQSTPIDALPDLSDVQVIIRTPYPGQAPQIVENQVTYPLATTMLSVPGAKTVRGYSFFGDSFVYVLFEDGTDLYWARSRVLEYLSQIQSRLPASAKPALGPDATGVGWIFQYALVDRSGGHDLAQLRALQDWFLKFELKTLPNVAEVATVGGMVKQYQVQLDPVKLASLGITQSEVTEAIGKANQETGGAVLEMAETEFIVRASGYLKTLNDFRAIPLKLGTGGVPVTLGDVATIQMGPEMRRGITELDGEGETVGGVVILRSGKNARETIAAVKTKLDELKSSLPAGVEIVTTYDRSKLIDRAVENLSHKLIEEFIVVALVCGIFLWHLRSSLVAIISLPVGVLIAFIVMRYQGINANIMSLGGIAIAIGAMVDAAVVMIENAHKKVEAWHVANPGEELKGERHWHVMTEAAAEVGPALFFCLLIITLSFIPVFTLEAQEGRLFGPLAFTKTYAMAAAAGLSVTLVPVLMGYWIRGRIPNEQQNPLNRWLIRIYEPALDAVLRRPKVTLLVALLVFVSALWPISRLGGEFLPPLDEGDLLYMPSALPGLSAQKAAQLLQQTDRLIKTVPEVEHVFGKAGRAETATDPAPLEMFETTIQFKPREQWRPGMTQEKLVEELEQVVRVPGLTNIWIPPIRNRIDMLATGIKSPIGVKVAGTNLTEIDAVTQAIERVAKDVSGVSSALAERLTGGRYIDVDIDRKAAARYGLNIADVQSIVAGAIGGENVGETIEGLARFPINVRYPREWRDSLGALEQLPIYTPLGSQITLGTVAKIKVNDGPPMLKSENARPSGWVYIDVRGRDIASVVADLRRVVSEQVKLQPGMSLSYSGQFEFLERANARLKLVVPATLLIIFVLLYLTFARLDEALLIMATLPFALTGGAWFLYLLGFNLSVATGVGFIALAGVSAEFGVIMLLYLKNAWTERQDLGDNTERGLMAAICEGAVQRVRPKAMTVAVVIAGLLPILLGGGSGSEVMSRIAAPMIGGMVTAPLLSLFVIPAAYHLMRRRHLSVEPGKH comes from the coding sequence ATGATCGCGGCCCTTATTCGCTGGTCGGTGGCTAACCGCTTTCTTGTGTTGCTGGCGACGCTGTTTGTCACGGCATGGGGGATCTGGGCGGTTCAAAGTACGCCCATTGACGCACTGCCAGACCTGTCGGATGTTCAGGTAATTATCCGTACACCATATCCAGGCCAAGCCCCACAGATCGTAGAGAACCAGGTCACCTATCCATTGGCAACCACCATGCTCTCTGTGCCTGGTGCCAAGACTGTGCGCGGTTATTCCTTCTTTGGCGACAGTTTCGTTTACGTACTATTCGAAGACGGAACTGACTTGTACTGGGCTCGCTCGCGCGTATTGGAATATCTGAGCCAGATACAAAGCCGGCTTCCGGCCAGTGCCAAGCCCGCTTTAGGACCTGATGCCACTGGGGTTGGCTGGATTTTCCAGTACGCCCTGGTAGACCGAAGCGGCGGGCATGACTTGGCGCAGTTACGTGCCTTGCAGGACTGGTTCCTTAAATTCGAGCTTAAGACCCTACCGAACGTTGCGGAAGTGGCCACGGTGGGTGGCATGGTAAAGCAGTACCAGGTGCAGCTTGATCCGGTGAAGCTGGCCAGCTTGGGTATCACGCAGTCTGAAGTGACCGAGGCGATCGGCAAGGCCAATCAGGAAACTGGTGGGGCGGTGCTGGAGATGGCGGAGACCGAGTTTATTGTGCGGGCTTCCGGGTACTTGAAGACCCTCAATGACTTTCGTGCTATCCCACTCAAACTGGGCACGGGTGGTGTGCCGGTCACTCTGGGCGATGTTGCCACGATTCAGATGGGGCCTGAGATGCGTCGAGGCATCACCGAACTCGATGGCGAAGGTGAGACCGTCGGCGGCGTTGTAATTCTGCGCAGCGGTAAGAATGCTCGAGAAACCATTGCGGCGGTCAAGACCAAACTCGACGAGCTGAAAAGCAGTCTGCCGGCGGGGGTAGAAATCGTCACCACCTACGACCGCAGCAAGTTGATTGATCGTGCCGTGGAAAACCTCAGCCACAAGCTGATCGAAGAGTTCATCGTCGTCGCGTTGGTCTGCGGAATCTTTCTCTGGCACCTGCGTTCATCTCTGGTGGCAATCATCTCCCTGCCGGTTGGGGTGCTGATCGCCTTCATCGTAATGCGCTATCAGGGTATCAACGCCAACATCATGTCCCTTGGCGGGATTGCCATCGCCATCGGCGCCATGGTCGACGCTGCCGTGGTGATGATTGAAAACGCCCACAAGAAGGTCGAGGCTTGGCACGTGGCTAATCCTGGGGAGGAACTGAAAGGTGAACGTCATTGGCACGTGATGACTGAAGCGGCTGCCGAGGTAGGACCCGCATTGTTCTTCTGTCTGCTGATCATCACCCTGTCGTTCATTCCGGTGTTCACGCTGGAGGCTCAGGAAGGACGTCTATTCGGTCCATTGGCGTTCACCAAAACCTACGCTATGGCCGCAGCGGCTGGACTGTCGGTAACTCTAGTTCCGGTGTTGATGGGGTATTGGATTCGCGGACGAATTCCTAATGAGCAACAGAATCCGCTAAATCGCTGGTTGATCCGGATCTACGAGCCCGCTCTGGACGCCGTATTACGTCGACCTAAAGTAACTCTGCTGGTTGCATTGCTAGTCTTTGTCAGCGCGTTGTGGCCGATCTCTCGTCTGGGTGGTGAGTTTCTTCCCCCGTTGGACGAAGGGGACCTGCTCTATATGCCGTCAGCTCTGCCTGGATTATCGGCGCAGAAGGCCGCGCAACTGCTTCAGCAGACTGACCGTCTGATAAAGACAGTTCCAGAGGTCGAACATGTTTTCGGAAAAGCCGGCCGCGCTGAAACCGCGACTGACCCGGCACCGTTGGAAATGTTCGAGACCACCATTCAATTCAAACCACGCGAACAGTGGCGCCCAGGCATGACCCAGGAAAAGCTCGTTGAGGAGCTAGAACAAGTGGTGCGTGTCCCAGGATTAACCAACATCTGGATACCGCCTATTCGTAACCGTATCGACATGCTGGCCACCGGCATAAAAAGCCCGATTGGCGTGAAGGTTGCCGGTACCAACCTGACGGAGATCGATGCCGTCACCCAAGCCATCGAGCGTGTTGCCAAGGACGTCTCAGGTGTCAGTTCAGCGTTAGCCGAACGACTGACCGGTGGCCGCTATATTGATGTGGATATCGATCGCAAAGCTGCGGCACGCTATGGGTTAAATATTGCCGATGTGCAATCAATCGTGGCCGGCGCAATCGGCGGTGAAAACGTCGGGGAGACGATTGAAGGGTTGGCTCGTTTCCCAATTAACGTACGTTACCCTCGTGAGTGGCGGGATTCGCTCGGCGCTTTGGAGCAGTTGCCGATCTACACCCCGCTAGGCAGCCAGATCACCCTTGGCACCGTGGCGAAGATCAAGGTCAACGACGGGCCGCCAATGCTCAAGAGTGAGAACGCACGGCCTTCAGGCTGGGTGTACATCGATGTGCGTGGCCGGGACATTGCCTCCGTAGTCGCCGATCTACGCCGGGTCGTCAGTGAGCAGGTCAAGTTGCAGCCCGGCATGAGCCTGAGCTACTCAGGTCAGTTCGAGTTTCTCGAAAGGGCCAACGCACGACTCAAACTGGTGGTGCCTGCCACGCTGTTGATCATCTTCGTGTTGCTCTACCTGACATTTGCACGCCTTGATGAGGCTTTGCTGATTATGGCCACGCTGCCATTCGCTCTCACGGGCGGGGCATGGTTTCTCTATCTGTTGGGATTCAACCTGTCGGTTGCCACCGGGGTCGGCTTTATCGCCTTGGCCGGTGTTTCTGCCGAATTTGGCGTGATCATGCTGCTCTACCTGAAAAATGCATGGACCGAGCGTCAAGACCTCGGTGACAACACAGAACGCGGGTTGATGGCCGCGATTTGTGAAGGCGCTGTCCAGCGCGTTCGACCTAAGGCTATGACCGTGGCAGTGGTTATCGCTGGTTTGTTACCTATACTTTTGGGAGGCGGTTCCGGTAGCGAGGTTATGAGCCGCATTGCCGCCCCGATGATTGGCGGTATGGTTACGGCACCCTTGCTATCGCTGTTTGTGATCCCGGCGGCCTATCACCTCATGCGTCGTCGACACTTGTCCGTTGAGCCTGGCAAGCACTGA